One Heyndrickxia oleronia genomic window, TTGCTTTTTCGGTATCTTCACAAGTGGATTCTAGGACAATTATTGATGTTAGCGGTGCTGAGAAGCTGTTGGGAAGAGGAGATATGCTATTTTTAGAGAATGGATCCTCTAAACCTGCCCGAATACAGGGAACCTTTGTAACGGATGATGAGATAGATCGTATAGTAGCACATGTTCGAAATGAAGAAAAACCTAATTATTTATTTGAACAAGATGAATTATTAAAAAAGGCACAAATTGAAGATGAAGAAGATGAAATATTTTTTGAAGCATGTGAATTTGTTATTGAACAGGGCGGTGCATCTACATCATTATTACAAAGAAATTTTCGAATTGGCTATAATCGGGCTGCAAGGTTGATTGAAATGATGGAGCAACAAGGAATTATTTCTGAAGCAAAAGGAAGCAAACCAAGAGATGTTTTAATTTCTAGGGATGATTTAGAGGTTGCCTATGGCAATCAAATGAAATGAAAGGGCAGAGATTCTCTCTGCCCATTACTTTAAAATTTATAAAGCACAGTCCTTGAAAATATTCCTAAAATGAAGATGTCATACATAGCATAGTCATGGAATAGAAAAAGTGCTATAATATTTCAATATGAACATTTGATTATTGTCAATCGTTCATAAAACCAATTATAGCAAATGATATACGTATATCATATACTGTGTACATATAGACATTGTTGGAGGTTCTATTATGACTGTATACCATTTCGTAGGTATTAAAGGGTCCGGTATGAGTGCATTGGCACAAATACTACACGATATGGGTTATGAAGTGCAAGGATCAGATTATGAAAAATATTTCTTTACCCAAAAAGGCTTGGAGCAATCTGGAATTAAAATATTACCATTCCAGCGCGAAAATATTAAACCAGGCTTAACTGTTATTGCAGGAAATGCTTTTCCTGATACACATGAAGAAATCGAAGAAGCAGTAAAAGTTGGAGTACCAGTTATCCGTTACCATAAATTTTTAGGGGAATTTATGCAGAAGTTTACGAGTGTTGCTGTTACAGGCGCCCATGGGAAAACATCAACCACTGGGTTACTTGCTCATGCAATTTCTGGATCAAAGCCTACTTCTTATTTAATTGGGGATGGAACTGGGCATGGTGAAAAAGATGCAGAATACTTCGTTTTTGAAGCTTGTGAATATAGACGTCATTTTCTTTCATATTACCCAGACTACGCAATCATGACCAATATTGATTTCGATCATCCAGATTATTTTGCAAATATTGACGATGTGTTTTCTGCATTCCAAGAAATGGCAATGCATGTGAAGAAAGGAATTATCGCTTACGGCGATGATGAGCAACTTCAAAAAATCCAGGCTAAAGTTCCTGTTCTTTTCTATGGTTTTGCTGAAGAAAATGATTTTCAAGCAAGAAATATTGAAAAAAATTCTACGGGAACTAAATTTGATGTATTTGTTCGTAATAATTATTTTGCTACATTCGAAATACCAACTTTTGGCGACCATAATGTATTAAATGCTTTATCAGTCATCGCTTTATGTCATTATGAGCAAATATCAACAGAGAAAACTCAGGAATATTTAAAAACATTTAAAGGTGTAAAAAGAAGATTTACGGAAAAGCAAGTAGGCACACAAGTTATTGTCGATGATTATGCGCATCATCCTACAGAAATAAAAGCAACAATAGATTCAGCTAGACAAAAATATCCAAATAGAGAAATAGTTGTCGTATTCCAGCCGCATACTTTTACAAGAACACAAACATTTTTAACGGAATTTGCGCAAAGTCTTAGTGAGGCTGACCATGTTTTCTTATGTGAGATATTTGGTTCAGCAAGAGAAGTTCATGGTAAATTAACAGTAAATGATTTGAAGGACAAAATCGAAGGCGCACAAATACTTTTAGAAGAGGATACATCCCCACTACTTGAGCTAAAAGATAGTGTGATCTTATTTATGGGGGCAGGCGATATTCAAAAATATCAACGTGCCTATGAACAGCTTTTAGAAAAACAATAAAACAGGTTACCTATCATTTTTGATAGGGCCTGTTTTTTTGTTATTAGAAAATCGATTAATTTCTAATTATATGTGAAAGCTGTTTTTTTATTTTAAATTTTCTGGATTGAGACATTCTAATTCAGGTAAAACAAATAATCCATCTTTACGAATAAGCACGTCATCAAAATATATTTCTCCTCCACCATACTCTGGACGTTGAATAAGCACCATATCCCAGTGAATGTTAGAGTCATTACCATTAGGGGCTACATCATAGCATTGTCCAGGTGTAAAATGAATACTTCCCGCAATTTTTTCATCAAATAATATATCTTGCATAGGATGCAGAATATATGGATTGACGCCTATTGCAAATTCACCGACATAGCGAGCGCCTTCATCTGTATCAAAAATCTTATTGATTCTTTCTGTATCATTAGATGTTGCTTCGATAATTTTCCCATCTTTAAACGTTAATTTTACATTTTCAAAAGTAAAGCCTTGATATGGAGAAGGTGTGTTGTATGTAAGAGTCCCATTAACTGAATTACGCACAGGTGCTGTATACACTTCACCATCTGGAATATTAAGACGTCCAGCACATTTAATAGCAGGAATATCTTTGATTGAGAAAGTTAGGTCAGTTCCAGGACTTATAAGGCGAACCTTATCTGTTTTATTCATTAACTCCACTAAAGAATCCATCGCTTTGTCCATTTTACTATAATCAAGGTTACATACATTGAAGTAAAAATCTTCAAAGGCTTCTGTGCTCATTTTTGCTAATTGAGCCATTGCTGAATTAGGGTAACGAAGAACAACCCATTTAGTTTTCGGAACACGAATTTCTCGATGAACTTTTTTGCCGACAGTATTCCCTTGTATTTTCATTTTTTCATCGGGTACATCTGCATGTTCATTAATGTTATCACCAGATCTTAGGCCAATATATGCATCCATTTTTTTCATAACTTCTGCTTCGAAATCAGCCATCATATCAAATTGTTCTTCTTTAGCACCCATTAATAGTGCACGATCTACTTGGTGATCCTTAATTGAGACAAAAGGATACCCACCTGCGGCATATGCTTCCTTTACTAATGCGACTACAAGTTCTTTTTGTAGACCAAAGTTTTCAATCAGAACTTTTTCCCCTGGTTGCAATTGCACAGAATAGTTAATTAAATTTTTTGCTAGTTGTTCTACTCTCGGATCTTTCATCTTTTTTCCTCCATAAACAATATTTCATACTTTTTCATTGTACTCCTATTTATCCAATAGTTGAATAAAGAAAATTAGCCCTTTACTAGTAAAAATATTTGGCGAAGATAGCAGAATATGAGAAAATAAAGGAGGAATTTATGTCTGAAAAAGAAGATGGTTGTTTACAAAAGAAAAGAAAGGGTACTGTGTATTATACAAGGGAGGTCAACTAACATGATTGTAATTCTTTATTTAAGTGTCGCCTTGATTGCAATTGCTTTTTTGGTTTTAGTCATATTTGTATCAAAAACATTAAATTCAGTAAAAGACGCAGTTAATCAAATGACAAAAACAATGGATGGTTTGGAAGGACAGTTACAAGGAATAACAAGCGAAACAACAATGCTATTACATAAGACAAATGCACTTGCAGAAGATATTCAGCATAAAGCTGAAAAGTTAAATACAGTAGTATATGCTGTTGAAGAAGTTGGGACAACCATTAAATCTCTAAATGCATCTGTTCGAAAGGTAACGAATAATGTTTCAAATCAACTAGAACAAAATCAAGATAAAATAAGTCAGGCAATACAATGGGGTAATGTATTAAAAGAAATAAAAGATAAATGGGTACAAAAAAAAGAAAAAAGAAAAACAGAGCAATTAGTGAAACATGCGATTGAAGATGAATCCCATCTGCGTGAAGTAAAAAGATCAAGAGGGTAGAAATAATAAGGAGGAATCAAAAATGGCAAATAATGAAGTAAAACATTTGGATGAACCAAAACATTTAAATACGAAGGATTTTGTAATAGGAGCTATCATTGGTGGTGTAGTAGGAGCTGCAACTGCTTTGTTCCTAGCTCCCAAATCAGGGAAAGACTTAAGAAATGATGTAAGCGGGCAATTTATTTCATTAAAAGACAAGACGGATGATCTCCGTGTAGCTGTGACTCAAAAAGGAAATGATTTAGCTGCTGCAACAAAAGAAAAAACGATTCAATTGAAGGATAAAGCTGTTGATGCAGGGAATAAGTTGAAGGAAACGGTAAAGGAACAAAAAGAAAAAATGCTCAAAAACGATGAAGTAGAGACAGAGGAAGAATTTATTTAAACTGTTTATAAAACACACTATCTAGATTATTATTAGATAGTGTGTTTTTGGTTTAGTCTCTTTTGTTTTTTAGGTTCAGTTGGCCAAATAATTTCCAATTGATCACCTTCTCTTATTGGATCATAGAAGGTGGTTTGTTCTTTGTTTTTAAGTAATTGAAAATTACCATTACTATGCTTTGGCATATTCACTTCTATGAATTTAAAAATATCTTGAAAAATAAATTCTTCGATTTTATGAGACTTTAATTCTATCATATCTCCGTAATGGATAATTTCATCTTTGGTCAGTATTTTCCCTGAACGAATCACTTCAGTAAGTGGTTTATGAATCTTTATATGTTGTCCATTGAAAGTAATATTAATATGATAATTTAAACGAAGATTCTTTAACTTTGCAAGGTTATTTACCGTCAAAGGACTTTTCTTTTTGATACTTATCTGATCATTATTTTGAAAACCTTGTGTTAGTTTAACCTCTTGATCATTTAACAATAGTCTATGAGACTGAGAAGGTAAAAAAGTTTCTTTACCATCAATATTGATTCGAAATGGTTTTAGTTCTTGAAGGTAATCAAATAGATTTAAGGAAAGAAATAATTCCTCTATGTTTTTAGGAAAATAAATCTCTAGAGAATCGCGGTCTTCGAGAAGATCATTTTCTGAAGCCGATTCGCCATTCCTTTTTATTATCATTGATACATTATATGACCTTCCATTAATATAGACCTTTTTAGTTGGAATATCGTCAAGAAATTCTTTAATTTTCACCACTGCATGGGCACCGTCTTTTCCTTTAATGATAGAAATTTCATCACCATTATTAATTGGGTGATCAAGACTTGCTTCTACCCCATTTTTCATGATAACCGGCGGTTTACCATGCTCCCCTGGAACGGTAATTTGTCTTTCATTAACAGTTATCATCTTTGCCATTCCGGGTTTTCCATGTAATTGACTTAATTTCATTCCAGAACCTAAAATACAATCTCCAACCGTTAGCTTCTTTACTTCAAACAATCTTACAGGTTGGTCGTTTACGTAAGCTGTTACATAATGGACAGGTGTTTGTTTAGCCGCGATAGCAATACCAATCGGTGTAATTAATTCAGGGCCTTTTGGGATTTGATCTGAAAGAACTAAGCTTTGAATGGCATCTGTTCCTCTTATCGCTACACGATTTTCAGGTAATTGCAATTGTTTTGCAATTCTTTCTGTAATCTTTGGCGTTTGACTACCACCTCCCACTAACATCACTGCCTTTGGAGGCTTTCCATTATTTAATAAAAGAATTTCCTTAGAAATAGCACTGGCTAGCTTATCAATTGCTGGAGAAACTTGTTCGATAATATGTTCAGTTGTTACTTCCGTTTCAAACCCTAAAATATCTTGAATGATTATCGTATCTCTAGCTACTAACTGTCTTTTTGTTTCCTCTGCAATAGGAAAGTCCAGCAGTAATTGATCACTAATTGCTTCTGTAATTTCATCTCCTGCAATAGGAACCATTCCATATGCAGTTACTGTACCTAAATCAGTTAAGGCAATATCAGATGTGCCGGCACCAATATCAACAAGTGCAACATTTAATCGTCGCATAGATGAAGGGATTAGGACATTGATAGCTGCAATGGGCTCTAATGTTAATGCCTCTATTTCTAAATCTGACCGTTGTAAGGCAGAAATTAATGACTCAACAACTACCTTAGGTAGGAAAGTAGCGATTATTTCGACAGATGCTTCATTTCCTTGCTGGTCGATAAGATTTCCAATCTCCTCGCCATCTAACTGATAGTTAAACACCGAGTAACCAACACAGTAATAATAATGACTTTTTAAAGATGAATATTTTTCTGCTGCGATAGCTTGAGCTTTTTGAACAGCACTTAATTCTAGATGCAAAATATCCTCTTTTGTAATCATTGGTTTTCCTTTAATAGATATGGTTACATGAGCTTTTTCTGTTTTTAGAGCACGCCCTGCGGCAGCAACACAAACCTTAGTTAACTTTCCATGCTTTTTCTCTAATTGTTCCTTTACCTCTTTTATCACTTTTGAGACGGAAAGGACATCATGGATTTGTCCATCGAGCATGGCCCTTTCCTTATGTTCCTTTATAAAAATATCGGAAACATAGTATTGTTGATTGGCTTCCTCTAGGATAATTCCTACAACGGACCGTGTACCAATATCAAGTGCAAATATTTTGTTTTTTTCTTGCAAGAGATACACCTTCTTTTAATGAATATATGTGGCAATAAAGATCAATGAAAAAGTTTATAATTCCCCTGAAAAATACTTTAATGCTTAAAAGCGTTTAAGTATTAAAACTTTTATCGTGACATTTTATTAACAATAGATTATAATTAGTCCTAATATTAATAGGATCAGATTATATTTTTTCTTCCTTTTTTAAAATGTATCACAAAGGAGTATAAAATTAAACTGACTTGTCATTTCAAAGATTTATGGTGTGAACGTTATTGTAAAGAATTTTTTTTGCAAGGCTATTTTTGTATCGTTTGTTGCTTTTGAAAAAGCCCTTCAGCAGAGCTTTTACCTAATAAAGGATAAGTTGGTTCTTATGAAGTTTCAGCATTTTTCTTAAAAGTGGTTAAACATCTTAGTTCAAACCTTACTTAAATAGCAGCAATGCCTGGAAAGAGGCTATTACAAATGTTCAGATCATCACAATAATTTGGAGAGGATGGTACGTTTTGAGTAATCAAGAGCTTGATCAGTTACGTCAGCAGGTTGAAGATATTAATTTACAATTGTTAGCACTTATTAATGAAAGAGCAAAACTTGTTCAGGATATAGGGAAAGTTAAAGAAGCTAGTGGTGTTAATCGTTATGATCCGGTTCGAGAAAGAATGATGCTCAATGTAATTAAAGAACATAATAATGGACCATTCGAAGACAAGATTGTTGAACATCTTTTTAAAGAGATTTTTAAAGCTGGCTTAGATCTTCAACAGGAAAATCAGCAAAAAGCTCTTCTTGTTTCCCGAAAAAAGAAGCCTGAGGATACCATTATAGAAATTAAGGGCGAGATGATTGGTGATGGTAGACCACATTTTGTTTTTGGACCTTGTGCAGTTGAGTCTTATGAACAGGTTGCAGAAGTTGCAAAATCAGTCAAGGCTAAAGGGTTAACTTTATTACGTGGTGGGGCGTATAAACCACGAACTTCCCCTTATGATTTTCAAGGATTGGGCATTGAAGGATTGAAAATATTAAAACAAATAGCAGATGAATATGGCTTAGCCGTTATTAGTGAAATCGTTACGCCTAATGATATTGAAAAGGCAGTGGATTATTTAGATGTGATTCAAATTGGTGCACGTAACATGCAAAATTTTGAATTATTAAAAGCTGCTGGTTCAGTGAAAAAACCCGTTTTATTAAAAAGAGGTTTAGCAGCAACGATTGATGAGTTTATTAATGCAGCTGAATATATAATGTCACAAGGTAATGGTGAAATTATTCTTTGTGAACGTGGAATTAGAACTTATGAACGTGCAACACGAAATACATTAGATATTACAGCCGTTCCAATTTTGAAACAAGAAACCCATTTACCTGTATTTGTAGATGTTACTCATTCAACGGGAAGAAGAGATCTATTATTACCAGCAGCGAAAGCAGCATTAGCAATTGGTGCTGATGGGGTCATGGCTGAGGTACATCCTGATCCAGCAGTTGCTCTCTCTGATTCAGCCCAACAAATGGACTTAGATCAATTCGAACATTTTTATCGTGAATTACAACAATCGCAACCAGTAAGGGTATAATGACTGTAATAACCTTCTGAAACATTCAGAGGGTTTTTGCTTTTTCTAATTAATGTAGATAATGGATAAATACTTGTGTTTTCTATGTAAAAATCGTGTCAAATTAGTGTTATTCATTGCAGTTAGTAGTTGTCTGTCGTATGATTATATGAGTACATATTTTTTACTTTCTTTAATTTAAAGTGATTAGAAATGTGATGACTGATAAAAACTAACGATTATATATAGTAGTAATGGAGTGTGAATGTTTTATGAATATTACCATCTATGATGTAGCCCGTGAAGCGAATGTTTCAATGGCTACTGTATCTAGGGTAGTGAATGGGAATCCTAATGTGAAGCCAGCAACAAGAAAAAAGGTGAATGAAGTAATCGAAAGATTAGGCTATCGTCCCAATGCTGTTGCGCGTGGATTAGCCAGCAAGAAAACAACGACTGTAGGAGTAATTATTCCAGATATCTCTAATATTTTCTTCGCTGAATTAGCAAGGGGTATTGAGGATATCGCAACAATGTACAAATATAATATCATTTTAAGTAATTCAGATCAGAATAAAGACAAAGAGTTACATCTATTGAATACAATGCTTGGAAAGCAAGTTGACGGAATTGTATTTATGGGTGGTAATATTACTGAGGAGCATGTAGCAGAATTCGAACGTTCACCAGTGCCAATTGTTTTAGCTGGATCGATAGAGCCATTTAATAAAATACCTTCTGTAAATATTAATTATCGTCAAGCAACATATGATGTAGTAACGGAATTTATTGAAAAAGGACATAAGCATATTGCCTTTGTAGTAGGTCCATTACACAATCAAATTAATAAAGAACAAAAGCTTGAAGGATACAAAGAAGCACTTGAAAAAGCGGGAATTCCATTTAATGAGGAGTATGTAATTGAAGGAGACTACACCTATGATTCAGGAATTGAAGCATGGGAGAAGCTAAGTTCTCTTCCTGATCGACCTACTGCTGTTTTTGTAGGCAATGATGAAATGGCAATTGGTGTAATACATGGTGCACAAGATAATGGATTGCAAATTCCTAATGATGTAGAAGTGATTACATCTGATAATACACGTTTGGCATTAATGGTTCGTCCACAGCTTACCTCTGTCGTCCAGCCATTATATGATATTGGTGCGGTGGCCATGCGTCTGTTGACTAAATATATGAATAAAGAAAAGGTATCCGAAAATATTGTAATACTACCTCATAGAATTGAACATAGAAGTTCAACAAAATAAATAATAAATGCCTTTTGATTATTATCGGAAGGCATATATTATTTCAGACATAGTAGAAAAATATTAGCAGCTTTTTCTATTGTGAATTGATACCTCTATTTATTTCTGATACTCTTTATATAGTAAGGTAAGAGTTTCGTTATGAAGTCAAAAGGATGTGACAGAGTTTGAAAGAGAAAAAGAAAAGTGAATTATTTTCATGGATAAAATCAATATTACTTGCGGTAGTGATTGTGCTTGTTTGTCGATATTTTGTTTTCACTCCATCTGTTGTTGTAGGAGAATCAATGATGCCTAATTTACAGGATGGAAACCGAATTATCGTAAGTAAGCTAAGTGATATTAAACGTTTTGATGAAATTGTCTTTCATGCACCAGATGCTGATGAACATTACGTAAAAAGAGTTATAGGTTTACCAGGTGACTCTATTGAAATGAAAGATGATGTTCTATATATAAATGGAAAAGCATACAAAGAACCTTATTTGAAAGAAAATCGTAAAGATCTACTACCTATGCAACAATTAACTGAAGACTTTACTTTAAAGGAAAAAACCGGTAAAAGTAAAGTTCCAAAGGGATATTTATTTGTTCTTGGGGATAATCGCTTAGTAAGTAAAGATAGCCGATATTTCGGTGTCATTCCAATGGATTCTGTCATAGGAAAGGTGAAAATTCGCTTTTGGCCATTAAATGAGTTTGATTATTTTAAATAAGTTTTAAAGAGAGAAGGGCTGTCTACAATTGTGTTCATACACTAATGAGACAACCCTTTTTTTTATAGTCATTATTAACGAGACGTTTGCTGTCTAATAAAATGTAGTAATCGTTCCACAGTTTGTTTGTTTTTTTCAGTAATTTCTGGTTTTCTTGGTATAGGTTTGTACATATTTTCGGGATCTTCCCATGCGGTTGCTAATGGTATTGGTGCTTTTGCTTTCCACTTATTGACCCATGAAGTTGGAAGTTCACCTTTTACATCTGGATAATTGTTCATTTCTAGCCAAATAAGTGACCATGCTCTAGGAACAACTCTCCAAATATCATATCCACCTCCACCAACAGCAATCCATCTTCCATCACAATATTGATGAGCAAGTTGGTGTGCAAGCTTTGGAATTTTCTTATATATATTAATAGAAGCAGATAAATGGGTAAGTGGGTCATAGTAGTGTGAGTCTGCACCATTTTGAGTAAGAATAACATCGGGTTTAAAATAGGCAGCAACTTCCCTCAAAGCTGTTTCGTAACAGTAGAGCCAAGATTCATCTTCAGTAAAGGCATCCACTGGTATATTGAATGAATATCCATAACCCTTACCACTGCCCCATTCGTTGACATTACCTGTCCCGGGAAATAAATATCTTCCGGTTTCATGAATTGAGAATGTACAGACTGATTCATCATCGTAAAATGACCATTGAACTCCGTCCCCATGATGGGCATCAGTATCAATATATAGGACTCTAGCATTATACTTTTCTTGTAAATATTTGATAGCTACTGAACTATCATTGTAAACACAAAATCCGGAAGCTTTCCCCCTGAATCCATGATGTAATCCTCCACCTAGATGTACAGCATGTCGGCTTTGTCCTGTCATTACTTGATCCACAGCCGTCAATGTACCACCAACAAGTAGGGCACTTGCTTCATGCATTCCAGAAAAAATGGGTGTGTCCTCTGTACCTAATCCATAATTTTCTGCAGTTTCTTCTGATAAACGTCCATTTCCCGCACTTTTCACCGCTTCTATGTAGGATGAATCATGTATTAAGCAAAGCTCTTCATCAGTTGCCATTCTAGGAGGTATGATATCTTCATTTGTTATAGCATTGAGTTCTTTTAATAAATCTAATGTTAATGTCAATCGGAATTGATTAAATGGATGGTCCTTTGAAAAACGATAAGAAAGAAGTTCATCTGAGTAAATAAAAACCGCGTCTTTTGTCATAATGACATTCCAGGCATATTTGGCCATAATACTTGGTAGCCATTTTTTTTAAGATGCTCAATTACAATGATTGGGTTCATTGTTTGAATTCGAAAAACTAGTATTTTATGGTTTGGATCTTTCTTATCGGGATATACGAGCACGCTATGAACATTAACATGATATTGATTGAATATGCCTGTGACTTCGTGTAAAACTCCAGTACGGTTCCGCACTTTAATTTCAATTTGTGAGCCAGGTTGATTGGCTCCAGTTAATTCAACCATGGTTCGGAGGATGTCAGTACCAGTGATAATACCAACTACCTTTTTATTTACGACAATAGGTAAACAACCAATTCGATGTTCATATAAGATACCAGCCACTTCTTCGACAAAGTCTAAAGGATGACCGGTAATTACGTTTGGATTCATTATTTGCTCAAGAGGGATTGTCAATTCTTTTTCCAACCGCTTCTTTTCGAATAGGGGGGATGGAGTTGCATCCTTAATATCACGTTCTGTCACCAAACCTAATAAATGCTGTTCGCTGTCAACGATAGGAATATGACGGATTTTTTTTTCCCTCATAATCAATAAAGCAGAGTGAATCGTATCTTCAGGCTGTAATGTAATAACATCTGTTTTCATTATTTCCTCAATGATCATGCCATTCAACTCCTTGTTTAAGTCATTGACTAATACATAAATCGATTCATGAACCGTAATTGATCAAATTTTTGAACCGATTCATAATCTACTCTTTTTCCGATTCTGACCATTAAACAGTTGGCAGGATGAGAGCTAATTTCAGGGTCATCCGTTGCAAACCATTCTAGCCCGCCTGCTCCCATCATTTTTTCCATCACCTTTCGATACTCCCAGACATTTAGTCCGGTTCCTTTTAAATCCCAGTGCCAATAATATTCAGTCGTAATGGTAATATAATCTTCCATTGCATCATCCATCATTGACACCCTT contains:
- a CDS encoding acetoin utilization AcuB family protein; this translates as MIIEEIMKTDVITLQPEDTIHSALLIMREKKIRHIPIVDSEQHLLGLVTERDIKDATPSPLFEKKRLEKELTIPLEQIMNPNVITGHPLDFVEEVAGILYEHRIGCLPIVVNKKVVGIITGTDILRTMVELTGANQPGSQIEIKVRNRTGVLHEVTGIFNQYHVNVHSVLVYPDKKDPNHKILVFRIQTMNPIIVIEHLKKNGYQVLWPNMPGMSL